A region from the Lolium perenne isolate Kyuss_39 chromosome 4, Kyuss_2.0, whole genome shotgun sequence genome encodes:
- the LOC127292051 gene encoding serine/threonine-protein kinase BSK5 — protein sequence MGVRCSKLSVCWWPPHFKSPRLENGAAGEDGSGVPVFAEYSLDELRAATDGFAPDRIVSEHGEKAPNVVYRGTLFSSGRTVAIKRFGRSAWPDSRQFVEEARAVGLLRSGRLSNLIGCCCEGGERLLVAEFMPHDTLAKHLFHWEAKPLSWAMRVRAALYVAQALEYCSNKGRAIYHDLHAYRVLFDVDGNPRLSCFGLMKNSRDGKSYSTNLAFTPPEYLKTGRVIPESVVYSFGTIVLDLLSGKHIPPSHALDLIKGRNISVLMDSCLEGHVSSSDGTEMVRLASRCLAYEARDRPNLKAVVSALASLQKDASALSRTLLGIPQDTEKEESSEQISFSSTGKAYATANLEGVHEMLVIDGYSEDDRATFKVSLSSWPGQPAESIQVKKHGDDAFHSKDFMEVVECYSRFVDTGAMESPTMLVRRGFANIVLGRLEDGLEDARKAEGISPEWPTAHYLQGMALICLGMESDGHEKLNIAGALEAQRKGRTRTV from the exons ATGGGGGTCCGCTGCTCCAAGCTCTCCGTCTGCTGGTGGCCGCCGCACTTCAAGTCGCCCCGCCTCG AGAACGGCGCGGCGGGGGAGGACGGCAGCGGCGTGCCGGTGTTCGCGGAGTACAGCCTCGACGAGCTGCGGGCCGCCACGGACGGCTTCGCGCCCGACCGCATCGTGTCCGAGCACGGCGAGAAGGCGCCCAACGTCGTCTACCGCGGCACGCTCTTCAGCTCCGGCCGCACCGTCGCCATCAAGCGCTTCGGGCGCTCCGCTTGGCCCGACTCGCGACAGTTCGTG GAGGAGGCCAGGGCCGTTGGGCTGCTGCGGAGTGGCCGCCTCTCCAACCTCATCGGCTGCTGCTGTGAGGGCGGCGAGCGCCTGCTCGTCGCCGAGTTCATGCCCCACGATACCTTGGCCAAGCACCTCTTCCACT GGGAGGCAAAGCCATTGAGCTGGGCTATGAGGGTACGTGCTGCACTCTATGTGGCACAGGCATTGGAGTATTGCTCCAACAAAGGGAGGGCTATCTACCATGACCTGCATGCATACAGGGTCCTCTTTGATGTG GACGGTAACCCTAGGCTGTCATGTTTTGGTCTGATGAAGAATAGCAGGGATGGGAAGAGTTACAGTACCAATCTGGCTTTCACGCCTCCTGAGTACCTTAAGACTG GCAGAGTAATTCCAGAGAGTGTGGTCTACAGCTTTGGTACTATCGTGCTTGATCTCCTAAGTGGGAAGCACATTCCACCGAGCCAT GCTCTTGACCTTATCAAAGGAAGGAATATATCGGTGTTGATGGATTCTTGCTTGGAAGGCCACGTATCCAGCTCTGATGGAACTGAAATGGTGCGATTGGCATCAAGGTGTTTGGCATATGAAGCCCGTGATCGGCCAAACCTGAAAGCAGTGGTGTCTGCTCTTGCAAGCCTACAAAAAGATGCTTCT GCTCTTTCACGGACTTTACTGGGCATCCCTCAGGATACTGAGAAGGAGGAAAGCTCAGAGCAAATATCATTTTCATCTACTGGGAAAGCTTATGCCACAGCAAACCTTGAGGGGGTACATGAGATGTTGGTGATTGATGGATATAGCGAGGATGACAGAGCAACCTTTAAG GTATCCTTAAGCTCATGGCCTGGCCAACCAGCTGAGAGTATTCAAGTCAAGAAGCATGGAGATGATGCTTTTCATTCCAAAGATTTTATGGAAGTGGTCGAGTGTTATTCAAGG TTTGTCGATACCGGTGCCATGGAGTCCCCAACTATGCTAGTGCGACGAGGTTTCGCGAACATTGTACTTGGCAGGCTGGAAGATGGTCTCGAAGACGCGAGGAAAGCAGAGGGAATATCACCCGAATGGCCAACCGCACACTACCTGCAAGGGATGGCGCTCATCTGCCTAGGCATGGAGTCTGACGGTCATGAGAAGCTAAATATCGCTGGTGCTTTGGAAGCTCAGAGAAAGGGTAGAACTAGGACTGTATAG